The Vibrio toranzoniae sequence TTCCAAACCACTTCTTCTTTTTGCTCGGTCGAATCACTTGTTCCAGTTGCTGCTCAGCGTCACCATCAAGGTCGGTTTCCACTTGTGGTGCGACAGGAACAAATTTCTCTTGCTCGGTAAATAACTGCTGGGCTCCGAGTTCTGAACTCGCTTCATTCTTATCATTGTCATCAAAAGAGGTCTTCAACGGTTCATTAAAGATCTGCTTTGTTTTTAATTCACTCATTTTGATTGCCTCAATTACTTCAACTTATCGCCAATGAGATACTCTAAAACCTTATCGACTCGTAAGTGCTGACAAGGCTCATCGGAATGTTGCTCCATTGGCCTAAAGCTCGTGAAATCAAATTGGTTGGTTTCCCAATACTGTTTGTTCGGAAGCTTACGTGGCACCTCACCCGGATACATGGTTTGAGGTACATCATCTAAGGTGACACCTTGCAGCGCTGGAACATTGTCTGACCCTGAAGAGATATAACCTGCACTGGTCGCTTGAATAGACGCGATGCTCATGCAGCTCATATCGATATGTTCAAACGCTGCCTGTTGCCACGCTGGGTGCACCATCTGTTGTAACAGTGACACCAAGTTCGGATGCTGATCTGGTGTTACGTGATCGGCTTTGGTGGCTGCAAACAAGATCTTGTCGATCTTAGGTGCAAACAAGCGTCTTAAGATATTGCTTCGACCGTACTTAAAGCTTTTCAATAGCTGCTCAAGTGCGCCACGCATATCCATGAAAGAGTCGTAACCTGCATTAAGTGGCTGCAAACAGTCCACCAACACGATTTGTCTATCGAACGTCGCAAAGTGATTCTTATAGAACGCTTTCACTACCTTCTGTTGATACTCTTCATAACGCGCTTTTAGCACAGCATAGTTACTTGTTTTTGAGAACTTACCTTCTGGTGCGATACACGGGAAGAATTGCAGTACAGGCGCGCCTTCAAGCTCGCCCGGTAATACGAATCGACCCGGTTGTACCCAGTGCAGTCCGTTACTTTTACAAGTATGAAGGTACTGAGTGTAACTATCGACAATCGCGACCAGTTTCTTTTCGTCTGCTTCGGCTAACAAGTCAACGTCACCACGCATTGCGTTCCACTGTTGCGAGTAGGTTTCTCTATCGCCTTTTAGCGCTGCAAATTGAGATTGGCTCCAAGTATCAAAGTCCATATCTAGCAAAGGCAAATCAAGTAGCCATTCCCCTGGATAATCAACAATGTCTAGGAAGAGCGTGCTGTTTTTACTCAGTAGCTTTTTCGCGCCCTTGGCTGGCTTAAATTTTATGGCTAAACGAATCTCACTGACATCACGCGTTGGCACTGGCCATTCTGGTGGCTGCGCATTCAAAGACTCCATCGCTTCATCGTACGAGAAACGGGGGATCATCATGTTGTGCTGAGGGATACGCTTTGCGCCAATAATTCTTCCATCTCTCGCTGATGAAAGAAGCGGTAAATTTTTGTGAGTAGAGGTATGAAGAAGCTGGTTAACCAACGAGGTAATAAAAGCTGTTTTACCCGCACGAGACAGACCCGTTACCGCTACTCTAATGTGAGAATCCGTTCCTCTGCTTATAAAGTCACTCATTTCTTGAGTTAGGTGTTTCATTTGAACGACTCCGTGATAAATAGGCTAGCTGATTATGATAATAGAGAGGCAAGCCTATGTTCTTTCCCTTTTGGGATAGTTTGTATGCTTTTGCTTTTGCTTTTGCTTTTGCTAATAGTGGTGAGTATGCAATACCCATTCTTAATGCTAGATGAATAAAAGCCCCTGACTACATACATAATCAGGGGCTTTAAATTTTTTGTTGATATCGGACTAATCGTCTTCTATCAGCTTGTAGATAACAAACAGGGTTATCTCAGAAATCAACCACAATACACATGTGATAGTTACGTATTTTTCGTTAAAGATGCTGATTCCGTGCAAGATCAAATCGTAACCAATGAAACTACCAATCACCACTGCCAAGATAATCTGTAGGATCTGAATAAAACGAGGCATTCCTCTCTCCTATGTTCTTATATCAAACGATGTGTTTATCACTATATCATTGATAATAAGACAAAAGTGCAGATAATGCTGCACTTTTGTCTTTAACTTTCTGTCAAAATTTGCAATTCAAACAGTGAAGCCAACATCAATTACGATTTTTTGGCTTCGTTTAATTAAACTTTTTCAGCTTCAGCAATTTTCACTTTCCACGTGTCAGGGCCGATCTGGTGTGCGTTCACGCCGTTAGAATCAACTGCTACCGTTACCGGCATGTCTTCAACTTCAAACTCGTAAATCGCTTCCATACCTAGATCTTCAAACGCAACTACGCGTGCTTTTTTAATTGCTTTCGCGACTAAATAAGCTGCACCGCCGACTGCCATCAAGTAAACCGCTTTGTGCTCTTTGATTGACTCAACCGTTGCAGGACCACGCTCGGCTTTACCGATCATGCCCATGATGCCTGTTTCGTTTAGCATCATGTCTGTGAACTTGTCCATACGTGTTGACGTTGTTGGACCCGCAGGACCTACCGCTTCATCGCCAACTGCATCAACAGGGCCAACGTAATAGATGAACTTGCCTTTGAAATCAACGCCAGCTGGAAGGCCTTCGCCGCTTTCTAGCATGCCTTGGATACGCTTATGCGCTGCATCACGACCGGTTAAAATCTTGCCTGATAGAAGAACCGTTTCGCCTGTCTTCCACTCTTGTACGTCTTCTTTGGTGACTTCATCAAGGTTAACACGACGTGTGTTTGCGCCCGCTTCCCAAGTGATGTCTGGCCACTCTTCTAGCTTAGGTGGCGTTAGCTCTGCAGGGCCGCTGCCGTCTAGTGTGAAGTGAACGTGACGCGTTGCTGCACAGTTCGGGATGAGACAAACTGGCTTAGATGCTGCGTGTGTTGGTGCTGTTTTGATTTTCACATCAACCACAGTTGTTAGGCCGCCAAGGCCTTGCGCACCAATACCCAGTTTGTTTACGCGGTTGAAGATGTCTAAACGAAGCTCTTCTTCAGCGTTCTCTGGACCTTTGTCGATAAGCTCTTGGATATCGATGTGTTCCATCAAGGATTCTTTCGCAAGTACCGCTGCTTTCTCAGCTGTACCGCCGATGCCTATGCCTAGCATACCCGGTGGACACCAGCCCGCCCCCATGGTTGGTAGCGTCTTCTCTACCCATTCTGCAATATCGTCAGAAGGGTTCAGCATAACCATCTTGGTTTTGTTCTCAGAACCGCCGCCTTTCGCCGCGATTTGAATTTCAACTTTGTTGCCCGGAACCATATTAATGTGAACAACCGCTGGTGTGTTGTCTTTGGTATTAATACGCTTACCTGCAGGGTCCATTAGGACAGATGCACGCAATGGGTTATCTGGGTTGTTGTAAGCTTGACGAACGCCTTCATCAACCATCTGTTGTACTGTTTGATCCGTTTCCCACCTAACATCCATACCGATGTTCACGAAACAAGTAACAATACCCGTATCCTGACAAATTGGACGATGACCTTCCGCAGACATACGCGAGTTGATAAGAATCTGAGCGATCGCATCTTTTGCTGCTTGGCTCTCTTCTTTCTCGTACGCTTTTTCTAGGGCTTGGACAAAGTCTAAAGGGTGATAATAAGAAATGTACTGAAGTGCGTCAGCGACACTGCTGATCACATCTTGCTTACGAATAACCGTCATTGCATGCCTCTTTATTGTTCTAGTTCCATGTGGGTTCACAGTTTGACTTTTATGCCGAATCGAATTAGTGGGTTTAGCTTTTTATTGTCTTGAGCTGTATTTAGTTGCTTTAGCAATCGCTTGCATAGCTGTAAACTAAACCACTTGGATTACTCCGTTCTAATCAAGAACCCATTTTATTTTCAATTTATGATACTCTTGCTTCCTCTCACACGCCATGCAGTGATCGAACTCTTTGTCACAAATTAAACAAATGAATAACAACGAATTTCGCTCTATCCAAATCAAGCCGCTTGAATATCAATCAACTTTAGCTAAACAGCTGTTTTCTCATATTGAAAGCCTGCCGTGGGCAATGCTATTACGCTCTGCCTCAGAAAGCCACGTTGATAGTCGATACGACATTTTAGTTGCTCACCCCATCGCCACCTTCGAGACTATCGGCGTCAAAACGACCGTTAATGTAAACGAAGAGCGTAAGGTGTCAGAGTCTGATCCTTTCGAACTACTCGACCAATATCAGCAACAGTTATTGCCTGCAACCAAAGACCACCCTGAATTACCATTCGTTGGCGGCGCTTTGGGCTACTTTAGCTATGATTTAGGGCGCAGAGTGGAAACGCTTCCATCTCTTGCAAAGCGTGATATTGAAGCACCCGACATGGCGGTGGGTCTCTATGAATGGGCAATCGTGGTTGATCATAAGCTTAAGACAGCGTGTGTGGTTGGACAGAATATCGAGGCGCACTGGAATTGGTTGTCTGAGCAGAAAGACAAATCTCAAACAGAGGAGTTTCGCCTAACAACGCCGTGGCAATCGAACATGAGCGAACAGGGCTACGCGGACAAATTCGATAGCGTTCAAGAGTACTTGCTGTCTGGCGACTGTTATCAAATTAATTTAGCTCAGCGCTTCAATGCCAAATACCAAGGCAGTGAATGGCTAGCTTACGACAAATTAGAGCAATACAACTCGGCACCCTTTTCCGGTTTCATCCGTTTGGCCGACAGTGCCATTATCAGTGTCTCACCTGAACGTTTCTTAGAACTTAAAGATAACGTGATTGAAACCAAGCCGATTAAAGGCACACGTCCTCGTTCTGATGACCATGTGATTGATGATGCGAACGCACAAGGCTTAGCAAATGCCGACAAAGATCAGGCCGAAAACCTGATGATTGTAGACCTACTTCGTAATGACATAGGCCGAGTAGCAAAACCGGGCACGGTTCATGTTCCTAAACTGTTCGATATTGAAAGCTTCCCAGCAGTGCACCACCTAGTAAGCACAATACGAGCTGATCTAGACTACCAGTACTCAGCGACGGATCTATTGAGAGCTTGTTTCCCCGGCGGTTCGATAACAGGCGCACCTAAAGTTCGCGCGATGCAGATCATTGAAGAGCTAGAGCCTCATCGACGTTCAGCGTATTGCGGCAGTATTGGCTACATCAGCCGAAACGGTAGAATGGATACCAGTATTACCATTCGCACCTTAGTCGCTGAGAACAATACCCTTTACGCTTGGGCTGGCGGTGGTGTGGTGTTTGATAGTGATTGTGCTTCTGAATACCAAGAGACACTCGACAAGTTGAGCCGGATCTTGCCCGTGCTCGAAGATAGCTAAGCATCAGGCCAATGTTCGACGACGTTTCCCCGTTGGCGTTCAACAAATAAAACAAACCCTAAGTTATCCGGTTATCGTCATGACCACTTAGGGTTTTTAGTTTCTTGGCTAAAGGTATGCTGACCACGGAGCTAACTAGCTCAACTTAAATCACAGTAGTTTAGCCTAAACAATAAATAACTTGGCCTAAACAACAGCAGCAGGTACGGCCCCCCACTTCTGAAGCATATCTTTGAGATCATCCGCAGTGTAGGGTTTACTGAGTATGTCATCCATACCACACTGAATACAGCGTTCACGCTCTTCTAGCGTTGTGCCCGCAGTCAGTGCCACAATCGACTTGTTATATCCTTTCTCTCTTAGGGTCTGTGTTGCTTCAAAGCCATCCATGACTGGCATTCTGCAGTCCATAAATAAAATGTCGTATTCATTGTTACATGCTAACTCAAGCCCTTCGACACCATTGCTTGCGATCGCCGGCTCTATCTCATACTTACGAAGCATTTGTTGGATGATGATCTGGTTCATCTTAATATCATCAACCACCAGCACTTTTAATAACGAAAGCTCGACATGTGACTCGACATCTTTAGCCTCTCGTTCGCTATTAGACAATACTTCAATCACTTGCAGCGGAATTGCGATAGAAAAAGTCGTTCCTACGCCCACGGTACTCGAAACTTTAATATCACCATGCATCATCGCGACTAACTTGCGACAAATAGCTAAACCCAGCCCTGTACCTTCATAGTTTCGGCTACTTGAGTTATCAGCTTGTGTAAAAGGTTCGAAAAGTGTTTTATGAGCAGACTCTGCGATTCCAACCCCAGAATCTTGTACCGAAAAGAAAAACTGATTATGGCGCCATTCTATATCAACACTTACGTGACCTTCTTCAGTAAACTTGATGGCATTACCAATCAGATTCACAAACAATTGCGTAATACGCTCCAAATCCCCATTGAAGTGAGTAGGCATATTTGGGGCAACATTGACATTAAATTGCAGTTGTTTCTCAATAGCTCTATTTATAAAGATGCTGTCGATAGTGTTTCTCAAATCCTTCAACGCAAACTTCTTAGGAATAAGTTCCAACATGCCCGCATTGATTTTACTGTAATCGAGTAGGTCATTAATGATGGTTCTTAGAAACTCACCAGATTGGCTCAGATTGTTCACTAATTCACGCTGTGAACTTGTTAATTCGGTATCACTAATCAGTTCTGCGCTACCCAACAAACCGTTTAATGGAGTCCTTAACTCGTGGTTAATCATGGCAACAAAATCGCGTGTCGCCCTTTCAGATTCTTCCGCTCGTTGGCGTGATTTAATATTGCGGTTAATGGCAAGCTGATGAGCCAACGCACTGCATATAAGGTCGGCCACTAACGATAATTGACTCTCAATAAACTCATAGTCTTGTACAGACAAATGAACTTTAACGATCAGTGCACCAACAATCACCTGCTCGACTTCAAGGGGCACCGTCAGTATATTGCCTTTCCATTGAGGCATCTGTATATCATGGGTTAGCTCGCCAACGGTTTTGTCGCCATAGTCGTACGTTTGAAGTTCTGGGATTAGCTTAGGTGGCAGTATTAAACGGCTGGCTTCGATGAGGTAACTGTTCGTCACATTAGTCGTTAGTTCAGACAACATAACATCATCCAGATCATTACGAAGAAAGGCACGTCCAAAATCAATCAACAGGTTATCGACTTGTTCTTGAAACTCAATACGACGCAAATTCGCTTTAGAGCGCTTCTCTAACTGGCGCAAAGCAAGTTCAAGCTGCTGGTTGGTCTCAAATAGTTCAAGACTTTTTTGCTCCAATAGTCTTTCAGCTTCTTTTCTTGCCGCGATCTGTCGCTTAAGTTTCTTTTCTAGCGCGGATGCCAAACTCATATTATTTTTCTACTTTAAGATTAAACCTAACCACACTTTGCTCATCATTTTGAGGTGTCATCCCTATTACAATGGATTCTCCATGGTAATCAGCACAACCTTCAATGAGTCCTAAACATACATGCGACATACACCTCGCACTCTTATAATCGAATATTAGCTGTGCTTCTGTCATCGTTATAAAACTAAATTCCGGTGGTTCAGCATCTGGATAGAGTTTCTTCACTTCTACATGAATATAATGCTCTACGTGTTGGATAAATTGGAAAGTGGTATTGCTGTGCTTAAGGCTGGCTTTATTAGGTATAGAAGCTAACAGGTTCTTAAAGACAGACTGACCAAACACACGCTGTAAACTGGCAGCATCTATATTGGTTTTTTTACTTAGGTTAATGATGAGCTTCACAAGATCTTTATGGTCGTAACTACCTACAGATGTGTAGATCCCCTCATCTTCTGACATCTCTAAAACGTCTTCCAACAACTCTAATCCAAATTTATCTTCAACAAGCTCTAAAAATTCGGTGAATATGATTCCTTTCATCGCATGCCTTTTTTTATTTCTTTTTAGAATGGGCTACTAAATTATTGTTATCAAATTCTTAAACAAAAAATATACGTTTCATTACCCAATTATATGACATGGATAACGCTTACCAATTTAAATGCACATATTGAATGTGGGGGGAATGGTTATTTTTCAGTTGAATTTTGCACTTTGACTATTAACGAATTATCCAAAAGAACAGAGTTATCTTGTTAAAACTTTGGTGAACAAGGCCAATTTTAGTCAAAGTTGGTAATCTACTCGGTGTTATGCCTATACTTAAAATCATAATTATCAATATATTGGGTTGATATGAATAGAAAGAACTTCCTTCAGCACTTCCAACTGAATACAGCTGTCGGTTACCACCCTGAGTCTATTGAGCGTGTTGCTCACATCAGTCGGGAACAACTTCGCAAAGCGGCAGTTGTGGTCGGTTTAGTTGATCGCGAAGACGGTTTACATGTCATTTTTACTAAAAGAGCCGCTCATTTAAAGCATCACCCAGGACAAGTGAGCTTCCCTGGCGGAAAACACGAACTTTCCGACCCTTCAATGCAGTTTACAGCACTGAGAGAACTTCATGAGGAAGTAGGAATTCGATCGGATCAAGTTAAAATTGTTGGTCAATTACCAGCATTAAGTACCATTAGTAAATTTTATGTTACGCCAATTGTTGTATTAGTCGATCCCAACTACAAAGCGGTTATCGATGCGAACGAAGTCGCCTCTATTTTTGAGGTACCTGCCACCTATATTTTGGACCAAGCCAAGCTTCATAGTCATACCGTTAATTTAAGAAAAATCAAACACCGTGTTTTTGCCATGCCCTTCCAAGAGCACCTAATTTGGGGCGTTACAGCTCAAATCATTCAGTCACTGCAACAGCACGTAATGCAATAGATCACACTGAAACCACACCTTGTTTAATCTTTGTTAACAAACTCGAGCCTTTCTATGGAACAGATTTATTAATGCAATTTTACGCAAACGTTTATCTGATATAAATCCGTACAAACCACCCCTTCAAATTAGAAAAACTAATAACAGGCATGAGCATAAATCACCTGTGGCACGCTATTTTCGTGATCAAAAATCCGTTTTTCGCATATCATGTGACACGCCGTTTCATTACATGATTTAGATCTACTTTTTGCCAAAGAAAATTCTGCAAAATTAGCCCCGACTTATTTCCTGTTCCCAAAAAATGAGTAATTTAACATGAACACAACAACTTCTTCGGTAAGTGCCGTTAAAGATTCAAGCAAGTTTAACTATAAAGATTTTACCTGGTGTTTATCACTATTTGGTACAGCAGTTGGTGCTGGTGTACTGTTCCTTCCAATCAAAGCTGGTGCGGGTGGTTTTTGGCCACTAGTTATCCTAGCTCTAATCGCGGCACCAATGACTTGGTTCGCACACAAATCTCTAGCTCGTTTCGTACTGTCAGCTAAAAACCCTGAAGCCGATATTACAGACACAGTTGAAGAACACTTCGGTAAGACTGGCGCAAACATTATCACTTTCGCTTACTTCTTCGCTATCTACCCGATCGTTCTTATCTACGGTGTTGGTATCACAAACACTGTTGATTCTTTTTTAGTAAACCAAATCGGCATGGAATCTATTCCTCGTCCTCTTCTTTCTGGTGCACTTATCCTTGCTATGACAGCAGGTGTTGTATTCGGTAAAGAGCTGATGCTAAAGGCAACTTCAGCAATGGTTTATCCGCTAGTATTCATCCTACTAGCTCTTTCTTTTTACCTAGTTCCTGAATGGAACACTTCTATGATGGACGTTGAACCTGAGTGGTCAACAATGCCTTCTATCATCTGGCTTGCCATTCCAATCATCGTGTTCTCTTTCAACCACAGTCCAATCATTTCACAGTTCTCTAAAGAGCAACGTCGTGTATACGGTGAAAACGCAGTTAAGAAAACTGACGCTATCACCGGCGGCGCAGCAATGATGCTGATGGGCTTTGTAATGTTCTTTGTATTCTCTGTCGTGCTTTCTCTATCTCCAGAGCAACTAGCAACAGCACAAGCACAGAACATCTCTGTACTTTCTTACCTAGCTAACATTCACGAGTCTCCACTTATCTCTTACATGGGTCCTCTAGTAGCGTTCGCAGCGATTACTTCAAGCTACTTCGGTCACTTCTTAGGTGCTCACGAAGGTCTTGTTGGTCTAATCAAGTCTCGCTCTGACTCTTCAGTAAGCAAGATTGAAAAAGTATCTTTAGCGTTCATCGTTGTTACAACTTGGATTGTTGCGGTCGTTAACCCAAGTATCCTAGGTATGATTGAAACAATGGGTGCTCCAATGATTGCAGCTATCCTGTTCCTAATGCCAGTATTCGCGATGCAAAAAGTACCAGCAATGGCTAAGTACAAAACTTCAGCACCTGTACAAATGTTTACAGCTTTATGTGGTCTAGCGGCTATTAGTTCTGTAATCTACGGCGCTCTTTAATCTTAAGCATTTTTTATAAGATGGTATTCATCTTATGTCTCGAGATTAAACACAAATATAATGATAATAAATGAGCCTCCCTACTCCACTTGGGAGGCTCTCTTTTTGAGGTAATCGCTATGATTAGTGTATTTGATATCTTTAAAATCGGTGTTGGTCCATCGAGCTCACATACAGTTGGACCAATGAAAGCGGGTAAAGAGTTTATTGATGACCTACGTTCAATGGGAAAGTTGCGCGACATCACTAAAATCACCGTGGACGTATATGGATCACTATCACTGACAGGGAAAGGTCACCACACAGATATCGCTATCATCATGGGTCTTGCTGGCAATACTCCTGAGAAAGTAGATATTGATTCCATCGCAGGTTTTATGGCTCGCGTAGAAGAAACTGAACGTCTACCTGTTGGTATGCACTGTCATACTGTTTCGTTCCCTAAAGATGGCGGAATGAATTTTCATACTTCGAACCTTTCATTGCATGAAAATGGCATGAGCATTCATGCTTGGGTTGATGAC is a genomic window containing:
- a CDS encoding YcjX family protein, coding for MKHLTQEMSDFISRGTDSHIRVAVTGLSRAGKTAFITSLVNQLLHTSTHKNLPLLSSARDGRIIGAKRIPQHNMMIPRFSYDEAMESLNAQPPEWPVPTRDVSEIRLAIKFKPAKGAKKLLSKNSTLFLDIVDYPGEWLLDLPLLDMDFDTWSQSQFAALKGDRETYSQQWNAMRGDVDLLAEADEKKLVAIVDSYTQYLHTCKSNGLHWVQPGRFVLPGELEGAPVLQFFPCIAPEGKFSKTSNYAVLKARYEEYQQKVVKAFYKNHFATFDRQIVLVDCLQPLNAGYDSFMDMRGALEQLLKSFKYGRSNILRRLFAPKIDKILFAATKADHVTPDQHPNLVSLLQQMVHPAWQQAAFEHIDMSCMSIASIQATSAGYISSGSDNVPALQGVTLDDVPQTMYPGEVPRKLPNKQYWETNQFDFTSFRPMEQHSDEPCQHLRVDKVLEYLIGDKLK
- a CDS encoding fumarate hydratase, whose amino-acid sequence is MTVIRKQDVISSVADALQYISYYHPLDFVQALEKAYEKEESQAAKDAIAQILINSRMSAEGHRPICQDTGIVTCFVNIGMDVRWETDQTVQQMVDEGVRQAYNNPDNPLRASVLMDPAGKRINTKDNTPAVVHINMVPGNKVEIQIAAKGGGSENKTKMVMLNPSDDIAEWVEKTLPTMGAGWCPPGMLGIGIGGTAEKAAVLAKESLMEHIDIQELIDKGPENAEEELRLDIFNRVNKLGIGAQGLGGLTTVVDVKIKTAPTHAASKPVCLIPNCAATRHVHFTLDGSGPAELTPPKLEEWPDITWEAGANTRRVNLDEVTKEDVQEWKTGETVLLSGKILTGRDAAHKRIQGMLESGEGLPAGVDFKGKFIYYVGPVDAVGDEAVGPAGPTTSTRMDKFTDMMLNETGIMGMIGKAERGPATVESIKEHKAVYLMAVGGAAYLVAKAIKKARVVAFEDLGMEAIYEFEVEDMPVTVAVDSNGVNAHQIGPDTWKVKIAEAEKV
- the pabB gene encoding aminodeoxychorismate synthase component I, producing the protein MNNNEFRSIQIKPLEYQSTLAKQLFSHIESLPWAMLLRSASESHVDSRYDILVAHPIATFETIGVKTTVNVNEERKVSESDPFELLDQYQQQLLPATKDHPELPFVGGALGYFSYDLGRRVETLPSLAKRDIEAPDMAVGLYEWAIVVDHKLKTACVVGQNIEAHWNWLSEQKDKSQTEEFRLTTPWQSNMSEQGYADKFDSVQEYLLSGDCYQINLAQRFNAKYQGSEWLAYDKLEQYNSAPFSGFIRLADSAIISVSPERFLELKDNVIETKPIKGTRPRSDDHVIDDANAQGLANADKDQAENLMIVDLLRNDIGRVAKPGTVHVPKLFDIESFPAVHHLVSTIRADLDYQYSATDLLRACFPGGSITGAPKVRAMQIIEELEPHRRSAYCGSIGYISRNGRMDTSITIRTLVAENNTLYAWAGGGVVFDSDCASEYQETLDKLSRILPVLEDS
- a CDS encoding ATP-binding protein, which encodes MSLASALEKKLKRQIAARKEAERLLEQKSLELFETNQQLELALRQLEKRSKANLRRIEFQEQVDNLLIDFGRAFLRNDLDDVMLSELTTNVTNSYLIEASRLILPPKLIPELQTYDYGDKTVGELTHDIQMPQWKGNILTVPLEVEQVIVGALIVKVHLSVQDYEFIESQLSLVADLICSALAHQLAINRNIKSRQRAEESERATRDFVAMINHELRTPLNGLLGSAELISDTELTSSQRELVNNLSQSGEFLRTIINDLLDYSKINAGMLELIPKKFALKDLRNTIDSIFINRAIEKQLQFNVNVAPNMPTHFNGDLERITQLFVNLIGNAIKFTEEGHVSVDIEWRHNQFFFSVQDSGVGIAESAHKTLFEPFTQADNSSSRNYEGTGLGLAICRKLVAMMHGDIKVSSTVGVGTTFSIAIPLQVIEVLSNSEREAKDVESHVELSLLKVLVVDDIKMNQIIIQQMLRKYEIEPAIASNGVEGLELACNNEYDILFMDCRMPVMDGFEATQTLREKGYNKSIVALTAGTTLEERERCIQCGMDDILSKPYTADDLKDMLQKWGAVPAAVV
- a CDS encoding heme NO-binding domain-containing protein; this translates as MKGIIFTEFLELVEDKFGLELLEDVLEMSEDEGIYTSVGSYDHKDLVKLIINLSKKTNIDAASLQRVFGQSVFKNLLASIPNKASLKHSNTTFQFIQHVEHYIHVEVKKLYPDAEPPEFSFITMTEAQLIFDYKSARCMSHVCLGLIEGCADYHGESIVIGMTPQNDEQSVVRFNLKVEK
- a CDS encoding CoA pyrophosphatase — protein: MNRKNFLQHFQLNTAVGYHPESIERVAHISREQLRKAAVVVGLVDREDGLHVIFTKRAAHLKHHPGQVSFPGGKHELSDPSMQFTALRELHEEVGIRSDQVKIVGQLPALSTISKFYVTPIVVLVDPNYKAVIDANEVASIFEVPATYILDQAKLHSHTVNLRKIKHRVFAMPFQEHLIWGVTAQIIQSLQQHVMQ
- a CDS encoding aromatic amino acid transport family protein, giving the protein MNTTTSSVSAVKDSSKFNYKDFTWCLSLFGTAVGAGVLFLPIKAGAGGFWPLVILALIAAPMTWFAHKSLARFVLSAKNPEADITDTVEEHFGKTGANIITFAYFFAIYPIVLIYGVGITNTVDSFLVNQIGMESIPRPLLSGALILAMTAGVVFGKELMLKATSAMVYPLVFILLALSFYLVPEWNTSMMDVEPEWSTMPSIIWLAIPIIVFSFNHSPIISQFSKEQRRVYGENAVKKTDAITGGAAMMLMGFVMFFVFSVVLSLSPEQLATAQAQNISVLSYLANIHESPLISYMGPLVAFAAITSSYFGHFLGAHEGLVGLIKSRSDSSVSKIEKVSLAFIVVTTWIVAVVNPSILGMIETMGAPMIAAILFLMPVFAMQKVPAMAKYKTSAPVQMFTALCGLAAISSVIYGAL